gtacataAATTTTTCAGTGCCTTTGCATAGGCGGTgatctaggatatggcatccaaaagagggatgttcacttttcccttttttaagacttctaaaattttatctatggaagcagtcttctttttgtgtaccaagtgattaggaaatgggacaggatgaacatatgGACTgctagggatttgccctttttcaaaagaatcatttttggtttcctcaaccaaatcatctttagtttcagaagaatctttaggttcatcaacgaacctagaacaagaggcacacttgtgtcctcaactgaaggagagttaacaggagtagtAGATGGAGAAGATTTACGAACGCTCTATTGatactctctaccactcttaAAGGCATAaataacattacattggttaaagggcccttgttgggtttgaccttgtactatattcagtggtgcattagttggtgtttgtgaattaacaggctgatgatgcctagggttaggctctagttgactgggtaaagtttctttctccctctcatgcataattgagacaacttggatgagttctctcataagattttgacggcttgtcatgaggagggccatatttttttctaagttaCTTCTAAGttacttattctacttgcctctccagtgttggtaaacccagggggttgttgataagatgataggaaaGGGGCCCTagaaaaactagcctgaggtcctacatttgacctaggaaaagtgttttggaaaaaatattgtTGTCCAAAGGGAgtcctttggggtccaggttgactttgattatgaaaattggaaggccctacttggttgccctgatttcAGGAGAAATTTTGGTGATTTCTCCATActggattgtatgtgttacaatatagattattctgatataaggcattaacactatcattagaagtgcccccagaggtgttggggcattcttctatgacatgtctaggagactggcaccaagcacaaatcttaaccaaattgactgataatggctctctaggaacaatagcctcaatcctcttgattaggctatccaaatagacttccttggctactatcccatccacaaaatatcctttccctcctatggttctttcactctcttgggttgattcccactcacgggttttgtcagctaagtcaagtaagaattcccatgcctttccttcatctgtaaaggatgtgaatctctCAAGgtacatagactctatcatttatttagttgggtaatcaataccctcataaattatttaacataaatgctataagtctaggccatggtgagggcattcttgaagtagatccttgaatctctccataagtttggaaaatgactcactaggcttttgcctaagctgaaggatatcacttctaagcttattggtcttatgagttcggaaaaacttcttaaggaagacaactgtgaactgttcccatgaggttatggaatttgtgcgtaacccatacaaccacttcttagcttggtctttcaatgcaaaagtgataaacctaagcttaacagcatcatcagaaaactgttggatcttaattagaatacatacctcttcaaattcccttagaaataggtatgcatcctcagaggtcaacccatgaaagtggggtaacatagtgatgtattgagatttgagttcaaaattattaccctgggcttgtggtagaactatgcaggaaggttgggctgttctagcggggtagaacctatctttcagagatttaggtggagggttttactgttggtctcccatattaaaggattttaaagagagcaaacatgtagggtcactacttgttagatctcttctttctaactaattcttagtattacgtacccacctaacactcatgcaacagaaactacccacaactaaagtaagacaagcacaaaagaatagataacaaaacaattttttatgattttttttattttttgattttttttttggctttttgggagcttacttgcaaggatccggggttgctcaggtcaattcctgaggtactgctgcagggcgaaacctgtctttatcatactgtgaggcatggcgacctccactgatacaactattattacaagttgatattctcaggaattcaataaaagaaaagaaaaaataaaacaaaataaacaaagcactctgatttaccaaaagaaagcgaaaaataacatggaactgtctccttagcaatggcgccaaaaacttgttaggatttaaaatgtaaccgtaagcgtacggatcagtgtagctacgggtcgaacatagggagagcagccactttattttttttttttcttttaataatgtgaaagtgaaccgattaatggttatgatctaattctaattaccgtcctaaacatatgtatctaaaataatgtcctaaccattcgttatctaagaatttaaagacataagccatgcaattaaaattaaataaataaataactgaaaataaacaatccacgcaataaaaaaaataataaagaaaaaaatactgaaataaaaataaaagaaaagaaaagggataaagctagggagagactcacaagtaggtttctttacttagcccgagggatgcatcataatatgaactttccttcttgaccagagagtcacgcTTACAAGGATTACTCACCTGACTTTAAGgaaatggagacaattaaaataaaagtaataaattgatggttctatggctaggaggggtaaagccaacacatacactagccatgaaccttgggggaaaaggatagcaataatgtaacgactgaaattaaaatcctaaattaagaaagaaagggtagtcagaagagggaatgaaagaagggagaaaagactactgaaggagcctacttacttgaacttcaactcttgaactgaaaacttgatcgatttgagatactattagtactaaaaactagatctggaataaatcaaatttgaaatttctagtactagggaaaacaaatctgaagaaaaaaaaaattaaacttgaaagacatgcttcatagtttGTTCTTGTCatctagaactaagcctagaactagaacttgaaaattacaacttcaattgcttaaacaataaaaataaaagactgaatcaaaaacaaaaatgtttacattaattgaataaaaaaaaacttacaaaagtgtttaaagcataaacctagaattagagctaaagaaagagaaaactagagaaagagatagagcaactaagaaaaaaccctagaaaaagaatgaactgcctcctccccttttgttatttctattatatagataatgggggagggaagctaacgattttaacttctaaaaaaaaaaagatttttttttatcttgttgatgaggtggaggagagagaagatagagaattgtaggaagtagggaatttccaacgattttgcttcctttttccttctttttttttactttttctctcttcttcaaatgtgggcagcatcttggatgattttttttaattatttttttccttttttttccctttcctattttttctctctttttctctttttctctttatttccttatttctctctcctcgtgcgtaagaaaccctttggctgacctcctttgagtgatgagtaggagagagaaaatcttctaaaaagaaaaaaaacctcaacaaaatggcagctaagaggttcgaacttgagacctcttaaccacaactcaccaactacactaggtagttgttattatCAAAAATGAATCTccaatcacttaaagatgtggtccatcgatccttgttggcatttggaatattccttgtacctctgggacaactgcaaacgggctagttctgcatctcggttcaattctaatccattattcttttttgccttaaaagaataatcatttgtacgggtgaccaaatgaatgtgtacttttaattaaacacgtccatcttgctcagaattttgtcctcttcacaaccatgaaaaaaatatgacctctttacgtgtaaaattggagatatagcgcccgatagtccttaaggctttgaaaatataaaacctgcaaaaagagagtaaaacccaaggtgactccattctaaatatgtaaaatgtatattttactaccctagatttcacacataaatgtgctcatcaatgacataatgaaaatagaaaattatagTACTAAGATTGATCATCTTAAAGGTTTTCTAGACAAAGAATTTGAGATAAAAGATCTTAGAAAGTTCAAGTACTTTCTTGTGATTAAAGTTGCCTGGTCCTCAAAAGGTATATTtctctctcaaaggaagtacatTCTTGATCTGCTATCCGAGATAGGTATGTTGGTTTATCATCCTTCTGATATTCCTATGGAAGCTAATAGTCGACTAAAGGAAAAGGAGGATGAACCAGTTCATAAAGGCCGCTACCAATGGTTGGAGGGTAAACCAGTTGATAAAGGCCATTACCACATTGGGGCTTCCCCTCTCCACCGACCCTTATTAGGGTGGGGCGGCTGTATCGGGGTATACTTGTAAATACTTTATATTTTCGATTTCGTACTCCTATCATGACTCTGTCATGATATTCATGACTCCTATCATAACTttatcatgattttatattataaatagttGTTTTATGTAATCAGTTAAAGACACTCAAGaattctctcattcttcctaTTAACACAACCAAATTATGATTTTAAGATAATTAAAACCTTGTACATGATATAGGCCTTGAAGTTTTGCTTTTAAGTAATAAGCTATGAGAGTTGAAAGCAAAGGAAAGTATTTCCCTTCTTGCAAACAAACAATGGAAAATTTTATGATAATATTTTACATCATATTTTCCCTCTTGCAAACATACATTGGAAAATATTTCAACAAGAAATATTCTACATGCAAAACGccgaaacaaacggagccttatCTAAAATAGATCTATTATGCACAAATGCTGATTGATAAAAGAAGACCACAAcattcaaaatcatatttaatttacAAGTCAAGATTTTGGTAATCACCTCACAAGCAACAAATGCATAAAGCTATAAGTGTAAACTGATCAGTACTTTCAGGTGTAGCCACCTTGGGAATAAGACAGATCAATGTTTCATTGAGTGGAATAGACCCTAGTAAATTAAAACGCATGCAAAATGTTGTatcaatttattaattttttcgtTTTAAATGTGACTTGCTGAATTGCTCACAAAAAGTctgtaaaaaaaacaaaaatggcaACACTTAAAGTTCTAAACGCGTTTAAacactaatatttttttttcaatgaaaaaaaaaactgggtCCCCAACATTTTGTGTCTAGAGAAGAATGAAGACTGAACAGATGTCGCAAAGTTTGAATGTTAGGAAGaatatgttgagagagagagagagagagtgatctTACCTCTCCTTCGGTGCTGTGTTTCTCGTCGAGTATTTTCTCCTGTatctgaaaaatccaaatatttcgaGTGCATCAATTGAAGGGATGAGAAAACTTATGATTACAAGGAGAAGGTAACCAAGGATGGTAAGTTAAGTGGGAATTAAGAAATAGATCATGAGATGGCTCACCGTGGGAATTGCAAAGGAAGGATTTAATTTCTTGATCTTCTTGTAACAAAGCATGAGTGGCCAAGTTCAACCTTCCTCACCATCGTTGACACATGAAACACAAttgaaaaccctaagcctttcatttttcttttccttcaaaGAACCAGACATCAATTAGTCCATGTTTGGTAACTaggggaagaaaataaaataaaagaaaatttttaaaacttttaaatttgaggagagagatagacacataaaaaattattgtgtaattattctttttttgtcttattatgtcttttgtcctattttcttctcttttattttattgaatccatttgaaaaaaaaaatgtaaaataaacaaATGACAAGAATTTAAGAGTTTTGATGGATTTGATTTGGAAGACATTATGACTTGAACAACACTGTCACACTATAGGTCTACAGCAAAAGCAGAGTTAAAACGCATCTTGATAGTGTCATAATGGCTCCATCCAACCTTTGATGAGAGGCGGTCCCCCCAATAAACAACACTTCAAGATGAATTCTCAAGACTTTAATTTTATAGTACCCCAAACATAGGATATGTTTTTCAAACTAAATTTACAAAATTATGTGTACATTGTCATTTTTTGGTGTCGTATTTAAATGTTTAAAATGTTAATCCattcattttcatattttttcatatttattgtATTCAATTGTATTTTTTATCGTTCCGTTCACATCTTGTTGCTCTTTCCTACCATTTAGCTATTGACACCCCAAGAAACAAACTTATTGTTATTTCCTAGGGTTTTCTCTATCTTATCTCCTCCCCCCTTGATGTTCTGTTTCCTTAActattttcccccctttttgatTGGGCTTTGTTCCCTTATTTGGCTTTATCAgcctcttccccctccccttttttccttttatattttcttcctttttacttttatatatatatatatatatatatatatatttattcatcgaaaaaaaaaaaccccccactTGCAccgaactttttttttttttatttgcattttACCTAAAGAGAACATACATAACACTAatttcaaagaatttttttaaataaaatttaatcaaTCTATCACAACATCTCTGAAACAAAGCCGGTGGGAATCCATCATTTCCAGGTGGTTAAAAAGGGCTCATCTCAAATAAAGCCAATTGCATCTCCTCCACTGATGGTAGTGCACACAACACCACATTATTGTCATCTGATATGACAAGTAGTATTGCCCCCACGGCAAAAGATGAGCATCCTAATCCTAATCCACACCTTTGCTTTGGAAAGCAGTGTCAAACTGAAAAAGTATCTCTTGATACATGTCATCttctgtcttttattttttctttttttttttttttttggtaaaaatctcATCTACTGTCTCAATCCATCTACTATTATGAGTTTCATTCTAAGAATTCTTTTAAAATGTTTCCATTCAAATATTTCTTCCTCATTCAATAATTCTGCATCTAAGAGCTTCTCTTAATAGTGCATAAGATTCCGTTTCAGAGTACataattggtctggttcagatgatttaaccaaaaaaaaaaatattagaaacaTGAGACTCAGACGAAGAGTGGTACTACTGTAATTTCACCGCTTTCATCTCACTCCACTCTGAAGAACCGACAAAGGAGGAGTCTAGCAACTGCCATATCAACTACACTTCACCAAACTGACACAACACGTACTCACTCCACTCTGAAGAACCGACAAAGGAGGACTCTAGCAACTGCCATATTAACTACCCTTCACTAATCTGACACAACACTTGCTCTTCTCCTTTCACTCTCTCACAGGTCTGAGTTCTGAGCTTTGAGCTTTGAGCTTTGAACTTTGAAACTTTGAACCCACAATGGATACTTCCATTGATCCAAGGAGCGGTTTCTGCTCAAAAACAAAGACCTACAAAAGCCTCCGGCCACCGGTTCCACTCCTACCAGAGACCCTCCCTCTCTCCGCCGCGGCTCACTCCCTCTTGCTTCTCCGCAGCAATCCCTCGCCACTGGAAACTACTACTATCCTCATCGATGTCGACACCGGAAACCGCCTCTCCGCCGCCCAGTTCCTCCGTCACGTCGAATCCCTCGCTGCCTCTCTCCAATCCAATCTCAACCTTTCCAAGGAAGATGCCGCCTTTATCCTCTTGCCCCCATCAATCGAAGTCCCtatcctctatttctctctcctctcccttggCGTGGTCATATCTCCCGCCAATCCAATAAATACCAAATCCGAGATTTCCCACCAAATCCAGCTTTGCAACCCTTCCGTCGCCTTCGCCACCACGATGACCGCCGGAAAACTCCCTTCCAGTGACTCTCTCCGCCGAGGCATTGTTCTCCTAGATTCCCCAGCTTTCCAATCCATGATGACGACATCCTCGACCGGCCGGCTCGACCTGACAAGGGTTCGGGTCAGCCAGTCTGACCCAGCGGCGATTCTCTACTCGTCCGGTACCACCGGGCGAGTCAAGGGAGCGATCCTGACTCACCGGAATCTGATTGCTTTGATCGCTGGCTACTATGATAGGAAACCAAAGCCAGAGGAGGAGAATCCGCCACCGCCGGAGGTGTCTCTGATGAATCTGCCGTTGTTTCATGTGTTTGGGTTTTTTATGTGTTTGAGGGCAGTGGCATTGGGGGAGACAGTGGTGTTGATGaaacggtttgattttgaaGTGATGTTGAAGGCGATTGAAACGTATAAGGTAACATATATGCCGGTGTCGCCGCCGCTTGTTGTGGCGATGGCAAAGTCGGATTTAGTAGCGAAGTATGATTTGAGTTCGCTGAGGCTGTTGGGGTGCGGTGGAGCCCCGCTCGGGAAGGAGGTTGCCGAGAGGTTCGTTGCTCGGTTTCCCAATGTGGAGATTGTACAGGTAatgaaaaaaaactgaaattttgatTCGACATAGGAATCGCTTAATTTACCATGTATGTGTTCATTGTATTAGGGTTATGGCTTGACTGAGACAACAGGAACTGCTGCAAGATCGATGGGGCCTGATGAGGCCAAGCAATATGGGTCTGTTGGCCACCTAGCTGAGAATGTGGAAGCCAAGATAGTTGATCCCAAAACTGGAGAGGCTATGCCTCCAGGCCACCAGGGGGAGCTGTGGTTGCGAGGACCAATCATCATGAGAGGTACATTATTTAATCTTGTAAGTACTGAATATGGAGATtgcaaattttaaaatttctaccaACTTCCTTTACTtgttttggataaaaaaaattatttaaaagatGGAACTTCTATGTTATCAACACTCGGTGCAAATAAAAACTGTTAAAAGATGTGTGGCTTTTGCACTTTTGTGTTAAAAACTTCTTAAATTCTTTGTATGACATGGGTGTTGGAGAATTTCAGCAGAGCATGAAAGCACGTGCAATTGATGCACTTAGAATGCATCAGCTGTGTTAATAAAAGAATACATTTTAAATTGCAATCACAAATAAGGTGGaatgtatgttttttttttttttttttttttttttttttttttgagatagaGATCTTTGATCATGGTAATCAGGGGCAGGGAGGGATGCTACTGATGGACTCAGGTGCAGTTTAAAATTTCCTGTTGAAGCATGAATTAATTTTCTTTCAACTGGCCATCTGATATTTCGGCAAAGAAACATAGAGAAAGAAGAGGTGCAGAGTGAAATGAAAATCCAATATAGAATGTAATGAATTTTTACCTGTTGaaattgcttcttttttttttggtaccaaaaaaaaaaaaaaatgcatttttgatCTTACCGAAaaagatattttcatttttgttattAGTTTGAGAGAGTAGGGGGCTCACTATTACTTAAGAATGGGTGATGTAGATGATAGACATGAATAAGAGAAAGGGTCTGATGAACCAGTTTCTGACACAAACCATGCCATTGGATTGGGGTTACtttgtaataatttattttggGGATTGGAAACATAGGAGTTTTAGGCTGTGTTTTGCTTGCATTCCCATTCTAAGAATGCGCATTCCCATTCTCAAAACGCAGATTGCATTCTTAACTGAGAATGTGAACACTGTTTGGATACATTTCTGTTAAAATGTGTTCTTTATTTCAGAATGCTTAGCATTTCATCGAACACCTCATGGGTTATTTACCAAAGACTGAAAATTAACAGCGAAACACAAAAAAGGCTTGCAGTTCACTTTTGCAGCATCAGTTGTCCCTTTTGCAGCTTGCAACACTGCCCTTGCAACCTCAACCTTGAGGCTTTGAAGCTCCCTAAGAAGGCTAAATTCAAACTCATCCAGCTTCGGCGGAAGTTTTTGTTGCTTCCAAAGCCTCCTTTGCAACCTCTACAGCAGTCCTTGAGGGCATCTTCGAAAGAACCATAATTGGAAGCTGAAGCACAGTATAATGAAGCCTGTTCAGATAATTTTTTATGCTGATACAGTGATTGTGCTGATGACTACTTGGAAGCTGAAGAATAGTATAAGGAAGACTCTGTCCATATGACTCTTGATGCCTTATGATGCTTAAGTCGTGCTATCCTTGATGCATATTATAAAGACAGGTATATATAAACATTTAAGCAGCCTCACTCTGCATACGAAGATGAGGAGCTTTCAGCGATGGTTCTCACCttaaattttcatatatgaGTTTCTTAAAATCTCCAAACACAGTATCCTCCACTTCACGTTGAGTTTTTGGTTCTATTTTTTGGCAAATATCACAAATTCATCAACAGAGACTTTCTTCTCTCACTAAA
This genomic stretch from Macadamia integrifolia cultivar HAES 741 chromosome 2, SCU_Mint_v3, whole genome shotgun sequence harbors:
- the LOC122087752 gene encoding 4-coumarate--CoA ligase-like 9 isoform X3, coding for MDTSIDPRSGFCSKTKTYKSLRPPVPLLPETLPLSAAAHSLLLLRSNPSPLETTTILIDVDTGNRLSAAQFLRHVESLAASLQSNLNLSKEDAAFILLPPSIEVPILYFSLLSLGVVISPANPINTKSEISHQIQLCNPSVAFATTMTAGKLPSSDSLRRGIVLLDSPAFQSMMTTSSTGRLDLTRVRVSQSDPAAILYSSGTTGRVKGAILTHRNLIALIAGYYDRKPKPEEENPPPPEVSLMNLPLFHVFGFFMCLRAVALGETVVLMKRFDFEVMLKAIETYKVTYMPVSPPLVVAMAKSDLVAKYDLSSLRLLGCGGAPLGKEVAERFVARFPNVEIVQGYGLTETTGTAARSMGPDEAKQYGSVGHLAENVEAKIVDPKTGEAMPPGHQGELWLRGPIIMRVVPFAACNTALATSTLRL
- the LOC122087752 gene encoding 4-coumarate--CoA ligase-like 9 isoform X2, with translation MDTSIDPRSGFCSKTKTYKSLRPPVPLLPETLPLSAAAHSLLLLRSNPSPLETTTILIDVDTGNRLSAAQFLRHVESLAASLQSNLNLSKEDAAFILLPPSIEVPILYFSLLSLGVVISPANPINTKSEISHQIQLCNPSVAFATTMTAGKLPSSDSLRRGIVLLDSPAFQSMMTTSSTGRLDLTRVRVSQSDPAAILYSSGTTGRVKGAILTHRNLIALIAGYYDRKPKPEEENPPPPEVSLMNLPLFHVFGFFMCLRAVALGETVVLMKRFDFEVMLKAIETYKVTYMPVSPPLVVAMAKSDLVAKYDLSSLRLLGCGGAPLGKEVAERFVARFPNVEIVQGYGLTETTGTAARSMGPDEAKQYGSVGHLAENVEAKIVDPKTGEAMPPGHQGELWLRGPIIMRGTLFNLVMLKMTRQLLIPWNQMVG
- the LOC122087752 gene encoding 4-coumarate--CoA ligase-like 9 isoform X4; translated protein: MDTSIDPRSGFCSKTKTYKSLRPPVPLLPETLPLSAAAHSLLLLRSNPSPLETTTILIDVDTGNRLSAAQFLRHVESLAASLQSNLNLSKEDAAFILLPPSIEVPILYFSLLSLGVVISPANPINTKSEISHQIQLCNPSVAFATTMTAGKLPSSDSLRRGIVLLDSPAFQSMMTTSSTGRLDLTRVRVSQSDPAAILYSSGTTGRVKGAILTHRNLIALIAGYYDRKPKPEEENPPPPEVSLMNLPLFHVFGFFMCLRAVALGETVVLMKRFDFEVMLKAIETYKVTYMPVSPPLVVAMAKSDLVAKYDLSSLRLLGCGGAPLGKEVAERFVARFPNVEIVQGYGLTETTGTAARSMGPDEAKQYGSVGHLAENVEAKIVDPKTGEAMPPGHQGELWLRGPIIMRGTRMKKQGRFPWLL
- the LOC122087752 gene encoding 4-coumarate--CoA ligase-like 9 isoform X1; translated protein: MDTSIDPRSGFCSKTKTYKSLRPPVPLLPETLPLSAAAHSLLLLRSNPSPLETTTILIDVDTGNRLSAAQFLRHVESLAASLQSNLNLSKEDAAFILLPPSIEVPILYFSLLSLGVVISPANPINTKSEISHQIQLCNPSVAFATTMTAGKLPSSDSLRRGIVLLDSPAFQSMMTTSSTGRLDLTRVRVSQSDPAAILYSSGTTGRVKGAILTHRNLIALIAGYYDRKPKPEEENPPPPEVSLMNLPLFHVFGFFMCLRAVALGETVVLMKRFDFEVMLKAIETYKVTYMPVSPPLVVAMAKSDLVAKYDLSSLRLLGCGGAPLGKEVAERFVARFPNVEIVQGYGLTETTGTAARSMGPDEAKQYGSVGHLAENVEAKIVDPKTGEAMPPGHQGELWLRGPIIMRGYAKDDEATANTLEPDGWLKTGDLCYFDSDGFLYIVDRLKE